The Halosolutus gelatinilyticus nucleotide sequence TCCGGCGGGTCGACTCGCGGCGGCCGACGCGGTCGTCATCCCGGGAACGAAGAACACGGTTGACGACCTGCTCGCGCTCCGGCGGGCCGGGTTCGACGACGCGCTCGCGGCGTTCGACGGGCCGATCGTCGGCCTCTGCGGCGGCTACCAGTTGCTCGGCGAGCGGATCACCGACGCGGCCCTCGAGGGGACCGGAAACGAGGACGTCGTCGACGGGTTCGGTCTGCTGCCGATCGAGACCCGCTTCGACGCCGAGAAACACCTCGAACGGACCGCGGTGCCGGTCGACGGGACGGCAACGCCCCTTCTCGCGGGTGCGTCGGGAACCGCGTCGGGGTACGAGATCCACGCGGGTCGAACCGAGGCGCTCGAGGCGGTCGATCGGCCGCTCGGCGAATCGAGCGCCGCGGTCGGGTCCGTCCTCGGCACGTACCTCCACGGGGTCTTCGACAACGAGAACGTCCGGCAGGCGTTTCTCGATCATGTTGCCGCGTCGGCGGGCGTCGATCGACCGGAAATCGCCGGTGGCGCTCCGGGTCCCGTCAACGGAACGCCGTTCGATCGCGCCGCGACGCTGGTTCGCGAGCACGTCGACCTCGCCGCGCTAGGCGCGCCGTTCCGGTAGGTCGGTGCGGCGAAACGACGGCCACGGCTCGACGATCAACCTCTTCGATCGGCGATCGGCTCCGCCCGCCGCGTTCGCCGATCGCGTCAGGCCGGACCGTTCCGGTAGGTGCCGAGCAGTTCTTCGAGGATGATACACTCCTGGTCGGTCTCGTCGTAGTGGATGTCGATGAACCGCTCCGCGGCCTCGTAGTTCCCCCGCAGGCCCTGTTTCCGGACCGTGATCACGGCGTCCAGGAAGAACGTTCCGCCGTCGGTACCCAGCGCTTTCGCGTGATCCTCCTCGGAGATAGCGAGTTCGGACTTGATCTCCTCGAAGTTGAAGGTCTTCACCTCGTGGTCCGGATCGATCAGCGCCAGAACGTACTCCGCGGAGAATCGGTAGAACTCGGATTTGCTCTCGAACATACCGTCTTCGACGAGCGCGTCAATCTGCTCGACGACCTCGTCCGGGTACCTGACGGTATCTTTCGCCATGCAAAGAACGTCGTCCGTACTAACCTATTATTGTTTCGGACGGATTACTCTCTTCTGACAGTACTGGTGCGCGCCGATCGTCATCGTATCGGATCGCTCGCGGGCGGCTCGCTCGTTGCTCGCGCCGACTCTCGGAACGGGACGAACGATGAAGGCGCTCCCGGGAATAGCGAGACTGGATTCGCGTGCTCCGGAAGACGTCGAACCGTCTGATCCGACCGCCGCGAACGTCGATCGAAGAGCGATTCTCCGGCGGTATGCGTCGTCTCCGATCGGCGCGTCGATCAACGTCCAACTACATGAAGATTTATTATTTATCGTGTGTAACAATGAGACGCAATGCCAGACGAGGACGAGCTCCGCGAGCAGATGATCGACGCGTTCGAAGGGGCGGATTATCCGATTTCGAGTCCGATGGACCTCGTTCCGGCGCTTCCGAACGGGCCCGGCACGAAGTTCGAATCCGGCGATTACTCGATCACCGCCATGGAACTCAACACCAAGACATCGGGCGGCGACTGGCCCTACGAGGACGTCGAAACGTTCGTCGACGACATCATCGAGGATCTCAAAGACCAAGGCGAAATTTAACGGGGTCGATCTGGTCGGATCACGGTTCGGTCGTGTCCGGCCAGAATCGCGCCAGCTAGCTCCGATTATCGTCGACCGATCGGTTCGAATCCGCCGGGTTTCCGGGAGGTGCCGTCGATGCCCGTCGGCCCAGCACCACCAGGTTTATATCAATACGTCACGTTAGTGGATAAAACGGAGGAGTCACCGCGGTACGCTCCGCGGATCGGATTTCGACGCGGACGCTCGTGACGGCTCCAGTCGATGCCCCCGCAATGAATGTGACACAGCGAGACGGCCGGATCGTTCTCATCACGGCCTCCGACGAGCGACAACGTCGCCTCGAGGCGATCCTCCGTCGCGAACTGTCGGGTTCGGTGCGGTCGATCGAACCGGAGACCGACCTTCGATCGGAACTCGACGTCGATCGCGACCCCGAGGAAGTCGGCCGGGAGTCGACCGCGGCGGGCGCTGATCCCGACGCGGGCATCGATGCGACGGCGCGCCCGATCGGCATCGTGATCGCGTTGAACGGGCCGGACGAGATCCGACGGACCGTCCGACGAGTTCGGACGGTCGTTTCGGCGCCGACGGTCGTCGTCCCGAAGACGGGATCGGAGCGGGCGGCGACGGCCGCCTACCGAGCGGGAGCGACGGCGTACGTCGCCGAGGACGAGGACGTCGTCGCTCGGGTCGTCGAGACGATCCGGTCACAACCGTCCGACGCCGCCGACCGGAGTTCCGGCCGCAGCCGCGAGTCTTCCTCTCGACGGACGCACTTCGAGACGCTCACCGAGATCAACGCGGTGGTCCGGGACGTGATCGAAACGCTGGTCGAAGCGCCAACGCGGGAGGCGATCGAACGCGAGGTCTGCGACCGACTCGCCGAGTCGGAGCTGTACTGCGGGGCGTGGATCGCCGGACGGACCGGCGATCGGCGCCTCGCCTACCGGATCGGGGCCGGGCGGGCGGAGGCCACGCTGGATCGCGTCACCGACGTCGGCGCCGAGACCCTGCCGACGGTTCGGCGGGCCGTCGCGACGGACGCGGTCCAGGCTGATCCCTGTTCGCCCGGGGCCGACGCGACCCCCGAGCCGCTGTCCGACGCGATCCGTGCGGACGGCGTGCGATCGATCCTCGCCGTTCCGATCAGTTACGACAGCGCGACCTACGGCGTCCTCACCGTGTTCACGAGCCGATGTGACGACTTCAGCGGGAGCGAACAGGCCGGATTCCGGCTGCTCGGGGAGACGATCGGCTTCACGATCCAGGCCGTCAAGAACCGCCAGTTGCTCTTTGCCGACACGGTCGTCGAACTCGAGTTTCGAATCGACGGCGGCGAGACGTTCTCGTTCGATCTCTCGTCGGCGTACGACTGTCGCTGCTCGCTCGAGTGGGCCGGCACGACCGCGAGCGGACGCTCGTTCCAGTTCGTGACCGTCGAGGGGCTCGACGGGGAGACGGTTCTCGCGGAGGCGCGGGACCACGAGTCCGTCGAGGAGTGTCGGCTGATCCGGGACGGGATGGGCCGCTGTACGATCGAGATGCGGCTCTCGGAATCGGGGGTCCGGACGCTGGCGAACCACGGCGCTACGATCCGCGACGTCACGGTCGAAGACGGCGTGGGTGCCTGCGTGGTGGAGGTCCCGCAGGACGCGCCCGTTCGCGAAATCGCCGAGGCCCTTACCGCCGTCTACGAGAACACGGAACTGGTCGCCCGTCGGCAGATCGATCGACCCGTCCGGACGGCGGCCGAACGACGCAACCGGATCGTCGATCAGCTCACGGAGCGCCAGCACACCACGTTGCGGCTGGCGTACTACGGCGGCTTCTTCGACTGGCCGCGCGAGAGTACGGGCGAGGAGATCGCCGAGGCGATGGACGTCTCGCCGCCGACGATGCACCAGCACCTCCGGAAGGGACTGAAGACGGTTCTCGGCGAGTTTTTCGAAGCGGGCGGCGGCACGGACTAGCCCGCCACGCCGCGGGAGTCGCGCGCCGAAAATCCGTCCGACTACGACGGGGCGGGTAGGTGGTGGTTCGAATGGCGGCCCCGCGCATCGGACGACCTTCGTTCGGCGAAATTCGCTCGGCGGAAGGCACTGTTCTGTACGGGCTCGCGGGAGATAACGGTGGCCGTACGCGACGGCGGGCGATCGACTCGGGACAATCCGGACGGTCAGTCCGACCCGGCGTCGTCGATCGCCCGATCGGTCGCGGTGTCGACGAGGCCGTCTGCGAGCAGCGTCGCAACGGCTTCGACGTCCGTGTGAACGGGCCGGTCCGTCTCCAGCGGCGCCACGACCGTCCGGACGAGCGAGCGGACCGCTTCGGTGCCGACGCCGAGTTCGAGGTCGTCGGCCGCGAAGGCGTCGGCCGCGTACTCGGCGGCCTCCGTCGCGCAGACCAGTTCGGCCGCCACGATCTGGGTCGCGTTGTCGATCGCCGTGCGCGCGTGCAGCGCCGACTGGGCGCTCATACTGACGTGATCCTCCTGGCCACCGCTGACGGGCGTGTTGTCAGTCGACGCGGGGCCGATCGATCGCAACTCGTTGAGCAACGCGGCGGCCGTGTACTGGGCGATCATGTAGCCGGACTCGACGCCGCCGTCCCTCGCGAGAAACGGCGGGAGGTGCGGCTCCTGGAG carries:
- a CDS encoding bacterio-opsin activator domain-containing protein encodes the protein MNVTQRDGRIVLITASDERQRRLEAILRRELSGSVRSIEPETDLRSELDVDRDPEEVGRESTAAGADPDAGIDATARPIGIVIALNGPDEIRRTVRRVRTVVSAPTVVVPKTGSERAATAAYRAGATAYVAEDEDVVARVVETIRSQPSDAADRSSGRSRESSSRRTHFETLTEINAVVRDVIETLVEAPTREAIEREVCDRLAESELYCGAWIAGRTGDRRLAYRIGAGRAEATLDRVTDVGAETLPTVRRAVATDAVQADPCSPGADATPEPLSDAIRADGVRSILAVPISYDSATYGVLTVFTSRCDDFSGSEQAGFRLLGETIGFTIQAVKNRQLLFADTVVELEFRIDGGETFSFDLSSAYDCRCSLEWAGTTASGRSFQFVTVEGLDGETVLAEARDHESVEECRLIRDGMGRCTIEMRLSESGVRTLANHGATIRDVTVEDGVGACVVEVPQDAPVREIAEALTAVYENTELVARRQIDRPVRTAAERRNRIVDQLTERQHTTLRLAYYGGFFDWPRESTGEEIAEAMDVSPPTMHQHLRKGLKTVLGEFFEAGGGTD
- a CDS encoding ribbon-helix-helix domain-containing protein, producing the protein MAKDTVRYPDEVVEQIDALVEDGMFESKSEFYRFSAEYVLALIDPDHEVKTFNFEEIKSELAISEEDHAKALGTDGGTFFLDAVITVRKQGLRGNYEAAERFIDIHYDETDQECIILEELLGTYRNGPA
- a CDS encoding MTH865 family protein; translation: MPDEDELREQMIDAFEGADYPISSPMDLVPALPNGPGTKFESGDYSITAMELNTKTSGGDWPYEDVETFVDDIIEDLKDQGEI